A genomic stretch from Nocardia wallacei includes:
- a CDS encoding response regulator transcription factor, with protein sequence MQLAVVEDDDGVGDALVEALTARGHDAHRLRRGADLLVAHRGYDAVILDLGLPDADGLQVLRRLREVSAVPVVILTARSDERSIVRGLRGGADDYLVKPPRIAELLARIDNVTRRAAAATEPAARIVTTGDVRVDLAARRVEVAGRPISLTAKEFELVQALTERPGAAVSRQQLMDRIWGDAFVAVSRSLDVHMTGLRHKLDRPGLITTIRGYGYRWGE encoded by the coding sequence GTGCAGTTGGCAGTGGTCGAAGACGACGACGGAGTCGGTGACGCCCTGGTGGAGGCGCTCACCGCCCGCGGGCACGACGCCCACCGGCTGCGCCGCGGCGCCGACCTGCTCGTCGCCCACCGCGGCTACGACGCCGTCATCCTCGACCTCGGCCTGCCCGACGCCGACGGCCTGCAGGTCCTGCGCCGGCTGCGCGAAGTCAGCGCCGTACCGGTCGTCATCCTCACCGCCCGCAGCGACGAACGCTCCATCGTGCGCGGCCTGCGCGGCGGCGCCGACGACTACCTCGTCAAACCACCCCGCATCGCCGAACTGCTCGCCCGCATCGACAACGTCACCCGCCGCGCCGCCGCGGCCACCGAACCCGCCGCCCGCATCGTCACCACCGGCGACGTCCGCGTCGACCTCGCCGCCCGCCGCGTCGAAGTCGCCGGACGCCCGATCTCGTTGACCGCCAAGGAATTCGAACTCGTCCAAGCACTCACCGAACGCCCCGGCGCAGCGGTCAGCCGCCAGCAACTGATGGACCGCATCTGGGGCGACGCGTTCGTCGCGGTCTCCCGCAGCCTCGACGTGCACATGACCGGCCTGCGCCACAAACTCGACCGGCCCGGCCTGATCACCACCATCCGCGGCTACGGCTACCGCTGGGGCGAGTGA
- a CDS encoding MFS transporter codes for MPTTQPSHGAPGRGSERRVVANVLRGSIGNLVEWYDWYVYAAFSVYFAKTFFPQGDPTAQLLSTAAVFAVGFLMRPIGGWALGRYADRFGRRAALTLSVTVMAAGSLLIAATPGYQSIGLAAPAMLLIARLLQGLSVGGEYATSATYLSEVASQGKRGFYSSFQYVTLVGGQLVALAVQIVLQQFLTTTQLDTWGWRIPFVIGAAGAIIVMILRRGMDESAAFRAAAAPDTPATDPGRGSLRVLLQYPRECLLVVGLTLGGTIAFYTYTTYMQKYMINTSGISKSTVAWINFCALLVFVVLQPIAGALSDRVGRRKLLVFFGVAGTLATVPIMTVLGHTTNPVAAWALMMAALLIITGYTSINAIVKAELFPTKVRALGVGLPYALTAAVFGGTAESLALWLKKIGHESVFFWYVSATILISLITYWFMRETSTDSPIDAPEEHTRTTYPVTTT; via the coding sequence GTGCCCACGACACAGCCGAGCCACGGTGCGCCGGGCCGTGGCAGCGAACGCCGAGTCGTCGCCAACGTCCTGCGCGGCTCCATCGGCAACCTCGTCGAATGGTACGACTGGTACGTCTACGCGGCGTTCAGCGTCTACTTCGCCAAAACCTTCTTCCCCCAAGGAGATCCGACCGCGCAACTGCTCTCGACCGCGGCCGTGTTCGCGGTCGGGTTCCTGATGCGCCCGATCGGCGGCTGGGCGCTGGGCCGCTACGCCGACCGATTCGGCCGCCGCGCCGCGCTCACCCTGTCGGTCACCGTGATGGCCGCGGGCTCCCTGCTCATCGCCGCCACCCCCGGCTACCAGAGCATCGGACTGGCCGCACCCGCGATGCTGCTGATCGCCCGCCTGCTGCAAGGCTTGTCGGTCGGCGGCGAATACGCCACCAGCGCCACCTATCTGTCCGAGGTCGCCTCGCAGGGCAAACGCGGCTTCTACTCGAGTTTCCAGTACGTCACCCTCGTAGGCGGGCAACTGGTCGCGCTCGCGGTGCAGATCGTGCTGCAGCAATTCCTCACCACCACGCAACTGGACACCTGGGGCTGGCGCATCCCGTTCGTGATCGGCGCGGCCGGGGCGATCATCGTGATGATCCTGCGCCGCGGCATGGACGAATCCGCGGCCTTCCGCGCCGCCGCCGCACCGGACACCCCCGCCACCGACCCCGGGCGCGGCTCGCTGCGCGTGCTGCTGCAGTACCCGCGCGAATGCCTGCTCGTGGTCGGGCTGACCCTCGGCGGCACCATCGCGTTCTACACCTACACCACCTACATGCAGAAATACATGATCAACACCTCGGGCATCAGCAAATCGACGGTGGCCTGGATCAACTTCTGCGCCCTGCTGGTGTTCGTGGTATTGCAGCCGATCGCCGGCGCGCTGTCCGATCGCGTCGGACGCCGCAAACTGCTGGTGTTCTTCGGTGTCGCGGGCACCCTCGCGACAGTGCCGATCATGACCGTCCTCGGTCACACCACCAACCCCGTCGCCGCCTGGGCGCTGATGATGGCCGCGCTGCTGATCATCACCGGCTACACCTCCATCAACGCCATCGTCAAAGCCGAACTGTTCCCCACCAAGGTCCGCGCCCTGGGCGTCGGCCTGCCGTACGCGCTCACCGCGGCCGTATTCGGCGGCACCGCCGAATCACTGGCGTTGTGGCTGAAGAAGATCGGGCACGAGTCGGTGTTCTTCTGGTACGTCTCGGCGACCATCCTCATCTCGCTGATCACCTACTGGTTCATGCGCGAAACCTCCACCGATTCCCCGATCGACGCGCCCGAGGAACACACCCGCACCACCTACCCGGTCACCACCACCTGA
- a CDS encoding MFS transporter, with translation MGNATEWYDYGAYAATAGYLTDAFFPGSLGTLGTLLGFAISFVLRPLGGMVWGPLGDKIGRKAVLATTILLMAGATGLIGLLPSHAGIGVAAPILLILLRVVQGFSTGGEYGGAATYLAESVDDRRRGFMGSFLEFGTLSGFIGGSAVVLLMQVLLDDTQMDQWGWRVPFLLAVPLGLVGWYLRNKLDESPVFTEVAEQQHPKTGLIELITKYRRELLTLGGLVIALNVVNYTLLAYMPTYLNKTIGLGDSQTTAMVLIGQLVMALVLPICGGLSDLWGRRPMWLFSLTALAVLSVPLYWLMGQGLGWAILGFVILGLLYVPQLSTISATFPAIFPTQVRYAGFALAYNVSTAAFGGTAPLINEWIIDRTEWHLFPAYYMVGACLIGLIAWLFLRETVGASLRGTEVPRTDEIPKVPKVRTS, from the coding sequence ATGGGCAACGCCACCGAGTGGTACGACTACGGCGCCTACGCCGCCACCGCCGGATACCTCACAGACGCCTTCTTCCCCGGCAGCCTCGGCACCCTGGGCACGCTGCTCGGTTTCGCGATCTCGTTCGTGCTGCGCCCCCTCGGCGGCATGGTGTGGGGCCCGCTGGGCGACAAGATCGGCCGCAAAGCCGTCCTCGCCACCACCATTCTGCTGATGGCCGGCGCCACCGGCCTGATCGGGCTGCTGCCCAGCCACGCCGGCATCGGCGTCGCCGCCCCGATCCTGCTGATCCTGCTGCGCGTCGTCCAAGGCTTCTCCACCGGCGGCGAATACGGCGGCGCCGCCACCTATCTCGCCGAATCCGTCGACGACCGCCGCCGCGGCTTCATGGGCAGCTTCCTGGAATTCGGCACCCTGTCCGGCTTCATCGGCGGCTCCGCGGTGGTGCTGCTGATGCAGGTACTGCTCGACGACACCCAGATGGACCAGTGGGGCTGGCGGGTGCCGTTCCTGCTGGCCGTGCCGCTGGGCCTGGTCGGCTGGTACCTGCGCAACAAACTCGACGAATCCCCGGTGTTCACCGAGGTCGCCGAGCAACAGCACCCGAAAACCGGCCTGATCGAACTGATCACCAAATACCGCCGCGAACTGCTCACCCTCGGCGGCCTGGTCATCGCCCTCAACGTCGTCAACTACACACTGCTGGCCTACATGCCCACCTACCTGAACAAGACCATCGGCCTGGGCGACTCCCAGACCACCGCCATGGTCCTGATCGGGCAGCTGGTGATGGCGCTGGTGCTGCCGATCTGCGGCGGCCTGTCGGACCTGTGGGGACGCCGCCCGATGTGGCTGTTCTCGCTGACCGCGCTCGCGGTGCTGTCGGTGCCGCTGTACTGGCTGATGGGCCAGGGCCTGGGCTGGGCCATCCTCGGATTCGTGATCCTGGGCCTGCTGTATGTGCCGCAGCTGTCGACCATCTCCGCGACCTTCCCCGCGATCTTCCCCACCCAGGTCCGCTACGCCGGATTCGCCCTGGCCTACAACGTGTCCACCGCCGCGTTCGGCGGCACCGCACCCCTGATCAACGAATGGATCATCGACCGCACCGAATGGCACCTGTTCCCCGCCTACTACATGGTCGGCGCCTGCCTCATCGGCCTGATCGCCTGGTTGTTCCTCCGCGAAACCGTCGGCGCCTCCCTGCGCGGCACCGAGGTCCCGCGCACCGACGAGATCCCCAAGGTGCCCAAGGTCCGAACGTCCTAA
- the fadD11 gene encoding fatty acid--CoA ligase FadD11, with amino-acid sequence MSEPITSCAAFQRVAAIDPDAVAVRSVGGDRSLTWREYAAQVRAVAAGLAALGVGRGDTVALMMANRVEFYPLEVGVQHTGATSFSVYNTLSAEQLAYVFTNAGNRVVICEARYVDTVRAAGVAMDTLVCLDDPVPGTVGVAQLMSMGRPDFDFDASWRAVRADDVLTLCYTSGTTGNPKGVELTHANLAAEVYSYASVMPVAFGDRQTSYLPSAHMADRLTALYLHEYFGTQITAVPDRAQLPAALADVHPTIWGAVPRVWEKFKAAIEFSVTAEPDPGRRAALEWALEVARRKAAAQLAGQPPDTELAAEWARADATVLSALRTKIGLDQLKWALSGAAPIPPETLGFFFGLGIPISEVWGMSELTCVASVSPPGQARLGTVGRLLPGLEGRIADDGEFLVRGPLVMRGYRGEPDKTAAAVDAEGWLHTGDILTRDEDGYLRVIDRKKELIISSGGKNMSPANIENAVKAATPLIGALAAIGDNRPYNTALIVLDAESAVPYAAQHGLPDASAAALAADSGVLAAIAAGVAAGNATLSRVEQIKRFTVLPVFWEPGGDEVTLTMKLRRKPIAAEIDALYAEHPGPAVCEPAATA; translated from the coding sequence ATGAGCGAACCGATCACCTCCTGCGCCGCGTTCCAGCGCGTCGCCGCCATCGACCCCGACGCGGTCGCCGTCCGCTCGGTCGGCGGCGACCGGTCGCTGACGTGGCGCGAGTACGCCGCGCAGGTGCGGGCGGTGGCGGCGGGACTGGCCGCGCTGGGTGTCGGGCGCGGGGACACCGTGGCGCTGATGATGGCCAACCGGGTCGAGTTCTATCCGCTCGAGGTCGGGGTCCAGCACACCGGCGCCACCTCGTTCTCGGTGTACAACACGCTGTCGGCCGAACAGCTCGCCTACGTGTTCACCAACGCCGGGAACCGGGTGGTGATCTGCGAGGCCCGCTACGTCGACACCGTGCGTGCGGCCGGGGTGGCGATGGACACCCTGGTGTGCCTGGACGATCCGGTGCCCGGCACGGTCGGCGTGGCGCAGCTGATGTCGATGGGGCGACCCGATTTCGACTTCGACGCGAGCTGGCGGGCGGTGCGCGCCGACGATGTCCTCACCCTCTGCTACACCTCGGGTACCACCGGCAATCCCAAAGGTGTCGAACTCACCCACGCCAACCTGGCCGCCGAGGTGTACTCCTACGCGTCGGTGATGCCCGTGGCGTTCGGCGACCGGCAGACCTCCTACCTGCCCAGTGCGCACATGGCCGACCGGCTCACCGCCCTGTACCTGCACGAATACTTCGGCACCCAGATCACCGCGGTCCCCGACCGCGCGCAGCTGCCCGCGGCGCTGGCAGACGTGCATCCCACCATCTGGGGTGCGGTGCCGCGGGTGTGGGAGAAGTTCAAGGCCGCCATCGAGTTCTCGGTCACCGCCGAACCCGACCCGGGGCGGCGCGCCGCGCTGGAGTGGGCGCTGGAGGTGGCGCGGCGCAAAGCCGCCGCGCAGCTGGCCGGGCAGCCGCCGGATACCGAACTGGCCGCCGAGTGGGCGCGCGCCGACGCGACGGTGCTCTCGGCGCTGCGCACGAAAATCGGCCTGGACCAACTGAAATGGGCGTTGTCGGGGGCGGCGCCGATCCCGCCGGAGACCCTCGGATTCTTCTTCGGGCTGGGCATCCCCATTTCCGAGGTGTGGGGCATGTCGGAGCTGACCTGCGTGGCCAGTGTCAGCCCGCCCGGCCAGGCACGGCTGGGCACCGTCGGGCGGCTGCTGCCCGGACTGGAGGGCCGCATCGCCGACGACGGCGAATTCCTGGTGCGCGGCCCGCTGGTGATGCGCGGCTACCGCGGCGAACCGGACAAGACCGCCGCCGCCGTCGACGCCGAGGGCTGGCTGCACACCGGTGACATCCTCACCCGCGACGAGGACGGCTACTTGCGGGTGATCGACCGCAAGAAGGAATTGATCATCTCCAGCGGCGGCAAGAACATGTCCCCGGCCAACATCGAGAACGCCGTCAAAGCCGCCACCCCGCTGATCGGAGCGCTCGCCGCGATCGGTGACAACCGGCCCTACAACACGGCCCTGATCGTGCTCGACGCCGAATCGGCGGTCCCCTACGCCGCCCAGCACGGGCTGCCCGACGCCTCCGCCGCCGCGCTCGCCGCCGACTCCGGCGTGCTCGCCGCCATCGCCGCCGGTGTCGCCGCGGGCAACGCCACTCTGTCGCGGGTCGAGCAGATCAAACGCTTCACCGTCCTGCCGGTGTTCTGGGAACCCGGCGGCGACGAGGTGACCCTGACGATGAAACTGCGCCGCAAACCCATCGCCGCCGAGATCGACGCCCTCTACGCCGAACACCCCGGCCCTGCCGTCTGCGAACCGGCCGCCACGGCCTGA
- a CDS encoding DUF6069 family protein, whose translation MGDYNEPGRDYYSPQPQPRPGGPRVDFARLWAGGVGAAIVVALVIIVGVLLVRGVLGYGLLAPEGDGTYGNAGTTGYAIGGAVVALLATALLTVLLLFMPNPLTLFTWIVALCTAVAVLLPFTLTADHGAQFATAAINLVAGVALASVLGSAARASLDSSAR comes from the coding sequence ATGGGCGACTACAACGAGCCAGGTCGCGACTACTACTCCCCGCAGCCGCAGCCGCGGCCGGGCGGGCCGCGGGTCGATTTCGCCAGACTGTGGGCCGGTGGCGTCGGCGCCGCGATCGTGGTGGCCCTGGTCATCATCGTCGGTGTGCTGCTGGTGCGGGGCGTGCTCGGGTACGGGCTGCTCGCTCCCGAAGGCGACGGCACCTACGGCAACGCCGGCACCACCGGGTACGCGATCGGCGGCGCGGTGGTGGCGTTGCTGGCGACCGCGCTGCTCACCGTGCTGCTGCTGTTCATGCCCAATCCGCTGACCCTGTTCACCTGGATCGTCGCCCTGTGCACCGCGGTGGCGGTACTGCTGCCGTTCACCCTCACCGCCGACCACGGCGCCCAATTCGCTACCGCCGCAATCAATCTCGTCGCCGGAGTAGCGCTCGCCTCGGTCCTCGGGTCGGCCGCGCGCGCCTCCCTGGACAGCTCCGCGCGCTGA